A section of the Lutra lutra chromosome 3, mLutLut1.2, whole genome shotgun sequence genome encodes:
- the LOC125096395 gene encoding LOW QUALITY PROTEIN: ATP-dependent RNA helicase DDX18-like (The sequence of the model RefSeq protein was modified relative to this genomic sequence to represent the inferred CDS: inserted 2 bases in 1 codon; deleted 2 bases in 1 codon; substituted 1 base at 1 genomic stop codon), which yields MSHIPMKLLRKKIEKWNLKLCQQNLKLQGASGVSLSGTQNGDMSEEPVGGGKVKKSLKQSVNVGSSEAQNGERTKETVKTVQVKKKKKKSTIKINGEAATQPPNSEPKKKKKXKRKIEDDAGPDTKKVKTEDKEDCEEGAQAPEGTENSVEKPDDQEEDSEVPSLPLGLTGAFEDTSFASLTDLVNENTLRAIKEMGFINMTEIQHKSIRPLLEGRDLLAAAKIGSGKTLAFLIPAVELIVKLKFMPRNGTGVLILSPTRELAMQTFGVLKELMTHHVHTYGLIMGSSNRSAEAQKLGDGINIIVATPGHLLEHMQTTPVFMYKNLQCLVIDEADHILDVGFEEELKQIIKLLPTRRQTIIFSATQTRKIEDLARISLKKEPLYVGVDDNKANATVDGLEQGYVVCPSEKRFLLLFTFLKKSRKKKLMVFFSSCKSMKYHYELLNYIDLPVLAIHGRQKQNKHTTTFFQFCNADSGILLCTDVAARGLDIPEVDWIVQYDPPDDPKEYIHRVGRTARGPNGRGHALLILRPEELGFLRYLKQSKVPSEFHFSWSKISDIQSQLEKLIEXNYFLHKSAQEACKSYIRTYDSHSLKQIFNVNNLNLPQVALSFGFKMPPFVDLNMNSNDGKLKKKAKKVEKSKIFKYISKKSSDSWQFSH from the exons ATGTCCCATATACCCATGAAACTCCTGCGCAAGAAGATTGAGAAATGGAACTTGAAATTGTGCCAGCAAAACTTAAAGCTCCAGGGAGCCTCGGGTGTGAGCTTATCAGGAACGCAAAATGGAGATATGTCTGAAGAAccagtgggaggtgggaaggttAAAAAATCCCTGAAACAGTCTGTGAATGTGGGCTCCTCAGAAGCCCAGAATGGAGAGAGAACTAAAGAAACAGTGAAAACtgtacaagtt aaaaaaaaaaaaaagaaatctaccatAAAAATCAATGGAGAAGCAGCAACACAGCCTCCCAATTCagaaccaaaaaagaagaaaaagtaaaagagaaaaatagaggaTGATGCTGGGCCTGATACCAAAAAAGtgaaaactgaagacaaagaGGACTGTGAAGAAGGAGCCCAAGCTCCTGAAGGgacagaaaacagtgtggagaagcCTGACGATCAGGAAGAGGACAGTGAAGTGCCCAGCCTACCCCTAGGACTGACAGGTGCTTTTGAGGATACTTCATTTGCTTCTCTTACTGATCTTGTCAATGAGAACACTCTCAGGGCAATAAAAGAAATGGGTTTTATAAACATGACTGAAATTCAGCATAAAAGTATCAGACCACTTCTGGAAGGCAGGGATCTTCTAGCAGCCGCAAAAATAGGCAGTGGCAAAACGCTGGCATTTCTCATCCCTGCAGTCGAACTCATTGTCAAGTTAAAGTTCATGCCTAGGAATGGAACTGGAGTTCTTATCCTCTCACCTACTCGGGAACTGGCCATGCAGACTTTCGGTGTTCTTAAGGAGCTAATGACACACCACGTTCACACATACGGCTTGATAATGGGCAGCAGCAACAGGTCGGCTGAAGCACAGAAACTCGGTGATGGGATCAACATCATCGTGGCCACCCCAGGCCACCTTCTAGAACACATGCAGACTACCCCAGTGTTTATGTATAAAAATTTGCAGTGTCTGGTTATTGATGAGGCTGATCATATCTTGGATGTTGGGTTTGAAGaggaattaaaacaaattattaaacttCTGCCAACACGCAGGCAAACCATTATCTTTTCTGCCACACAAACTCGAAAAATTGAGGACTTGGCAaggatttctttgaaaaaggagCCATTGTATGTTGGTGTTGATGACAATAAAGCTAATGCAACAGTGGATGGTCTTGAGCAGGGCTATGTTGTTTGTCCCTCGGAAAAGAGATTCCTCCTACTCTTTACATTCCTTAAGAAGAGCCggaagaagaaactgatggtctTCTTTTCATCCTGTAAGTCCATGAAATACCACTATGAGTTGCTGAACTACATCGATTTGCCTGTCTTGGCCATTCATGGAAGGCAGAAGCAAAATAAGCATACAACCACATTCTTCCAGTTCTGCAACGCAGATTCAGGGATATTATTATGTACTGACGTGGCAGCGAGAGGGCTGGATATTCCTGAAGTCGACTGGATTGTTCAGTATGACCCTCCAGATGACCCCAAGGAATATATTCATCGTGTGGGAAGAACAGCCAGAGGCCCAAACGGGAGAGGGCATGCCTTGCTCATTTTACGCCCTGAAGAACTGGGTTTCCTTCGTTACTTGAAGCAATCCAAGGTTCCAAGTGAATTTCACTTTTCCTGGTCCAAAATTTCTGACATTCAGTCTCAGCTTGAAAAATTGATTGA CAACTACTTCCTTCATAAGTCAGCCCAGGAAGCGTGTAAGTCCTACATTCGAACATATGATTCCCACTCTCTGAAACAGATCTTCAATGTTAATAACTTAAATTTGCCTCAGGTTGCTCTTTCGTTTGGTTTCAAGATGCCTCCTTTTGTTGATCTGAACATGAACAGCAATGACGGCAAGcttaaaaagaaagctaaaaaagTCGAGAAGTCCAAAATCTTCAAATACATTAGCAAGAAGTCCTCTGACAGCTGGCAGTTCTCCCACTGA